From Herbiconiux flava, one genomic window encodes:
- a CDS encoding DUF4397 domain-containing protein, with protein sequence MQKKKIPAAIAAGALIALGGSLAGALPASAADGDAKLSVLHAVPGLTVDVYVNDALTLDDFTPGSLAGPLDLPAGTYSVAITAADAADASAPAIGPVDLQLAAGGNYTAVAHLTTAGEPTATLYTNDTLTLAAGEGRLTVRHDAAAPAVDVLAGGSAVVSNLSNPDEKVLNLPAGTVSASVAATGTTTPVIGPADVNVAEGVNTIVYAWGSLEDGNLALAVQTIDGLHSDPSGVPAGSAGLVATNRPADPTGLAIGASALLVLAAGAGVALRRRSVAKAAR encoded by the coding sequence ATGCAGAAGAAGAAGATCCCCGCCGCCATCGCTGCCGGCGCGCTCATCGCCCTCGGCGGTTCGCTCGCCGGAGCACTGCCCGCCTCGGCCGCCGACGGCGACGCCAAGCTGTCGGTGCTGCACGCCGTCCCCGGCCTCACCGTCGACGTCTACGTCAACGACGCGCTGACGCTCGACGACTTCACCCCGGGCAGCCTCGCGGGCCCGCTCGACCTGCCGGCCGGCACCTACTCCGTGGCCATCACGGCGGCGGACGCGGCCGACGCCTCCGCCCCCGCCATCGGCCCGGTCGACCTGCAGCTGGCCGCCGGCGGCAACTACACCGCGGTCGCGCACCTCACCACGGCCGGTGAGCCGACGGCGACGCTCTACACCAACGACACCTTGACGCTCGCCGCGGGCGAGGGCCGACTGACCGTGCGTCACGACGCCGCGGCTCCCGCGGTCGACGTGCTCGCGGGCGGCAGCGCCGTGGTGAGCAACCTGTCGAACCCCGACGAGAAGGTGCTGAACCTCCCGGCCGGCACCGTCTCGGCCTCGGTCGCGGCGACCGGCACCACCACCCCCGTGATCGGCCCGGCCGACGTGAACGTCGCTGAAGGCGTCAACACGATCGTCTACGCCTGGGGCAGCCTGGAGGACGGCAACCTCGCGCTGGCCGTGCAGACCATCGACGGCCTGCACTCCGACCCGAGCGGCGTACCCGCCGGATCGGCCGGTCTCGTGGCCACCAACCGCCCGGCCGACCCGACCGGGCTCGCGATCGGCGCATCCGCTCTGCTGGTGCTCGCCGCCGGCGCGGGTGTCGCGCTCCGCCGCCGCAGCGTCGCGAAGGCAGCGCGCTGA
- a CDS encoding metal-dependent hydrolase has product MALPTLDTLIGYPDGETRGTSTVLHREPLPDGRAAVLLDATPFHPLDPTWPDQGPDLGVLVTEAGPAPVLDCRIAASDGVELHLGEKLPVRLGTEGWAFVVAHIVDADAPIAEGDTVTAEVDEEHRRALSLGHTSCHLASLALNRALTGFWSKEIAADALGSPDFDQTAIASSRIRPHGSLDEYRLGKSLRKRGFDSARLVTELDAVAAAVNGTLAEWVTGEAAVRIRRDDRRLSTRRFWECELPEGHASIACGGTHATHLGELGSLTVTLGLDDDGATMRMITAQSA; this is encoded by the coding sequence ATGGCTCTTCCCACCCTCGACACCCTGATCGGCTACCCAGACGGCGAGACCCGCGGCACGAGCACGGTGCTGCACCGTGAACCGCTCCCGGATGGCCGTGCCGCCGTGCTGCTGGACGCGACCCCGTTCCATCCGCTCGATCCCACCTGGCCCGACCAGGGCCCCGACCTCGGCGTGCTCGTCACGGAGGCGGGGCCCGCGCCGGTGCTCGACTGCCGCATCGCCGCGAGCGACGGAGTCGAGCTGCACCTGGGGGAGAAGCTGCCCGTGCGGCTCGGCACCGAGGGCTGGGCCTTCGTGGTCGCCCACATCGTCGACGCCGACGCCCCGATCGCCGAGGGCGACACCGTGACGGCCGAGGTCGACGAGGAGCACCGCCGCGCCCTCTCGCTCGGCCACACCTCCTGCCACCTCGCCTCGCTGGCACTGAACCGGGCGCTCACCGGGTTCTGGAGCAAGGAGATCGCGGCCGACGCGCTCGGCAGCCCCGACTTCGACCAGACGGCGATCGCGTCCTCGCGCATCCGCCCGCACGGCTCGCTCGATGAGTACCGGCTGGGCAAGTCGCTCCGGAAGCGCGGGTTCGACTCGGCGCGCCTCGTGACCGAGCTCGACGCCGTCGCCGCGGCGGTGAACGGCACGCTGGCCGAGTGGGTGACGGGTGAAGCCGCGGTGCGCATCCGCCGCGACGACCGCCGGCTCTCCACGCGCCGGTTCTGGGAGTGCGAGCTGCCCGAGGGCCACGCCTCGATCGCCTGCGGCGGCACCCACGCGACGCATCTCGGCGAACTCGGCTCCCTGACGGTGACGCTCGGGCTCGACGACGACGGAGCCACTATGCGAATGATCACCGCCCAGAGTGCCTAG
- a CDS encoding DUF2273 domain-containing protein, which produces MTATRTGILVGAVLALTWVIIGFWAFFFVAIAMAIGAAVGRVVSGELDVSRVVDAFRGKRTSS; this is translated from the coding sequence GTGACCGCGACCCGTACCGGCATCCTCGTCGGGGCGGTGCTCGCCCTGACGTGGGTCATCATCGGCTTCTGGGCCTTCTTCTTCGTCGCGATCGCCATGGCGATCGGGGCGGCGGTGGGCCGGGTCGTCTCGGGTGAGCTCGACGTCTCGCGCGTCGTCGACGCGTTCCGCGGAAAGCGCACCTCGTCATGA
- a CDS encoding flavin-containing monooxygenase, producing the protein MHTVDVVVVGAGLAGVGMAARLRRAHPELDLVVLEGRSAIGGTWDLFRYPGVRSDSDMHTLGYPFRPWTDERSIAPAGVIRDYVRETAEEEGVLPLIRFGQRVTAASWSSATGRWRVEVDGGEPLECRFLVLCTGYYRYEAGYTPDIPGLDDFAGRLVHPQHWPEGLDVSGRRVVVVGSGATAVTLVPALAAAGARVTMLQRSPSYVGAVPSRDAFARRVGRMLPPAVAHRIVRAKNVAVSTAIYRFARLRPAAMRSILLRRAAAALPAGFDLAHFSPRYDPWDERLCAVPDGDLFAALSGGRAEVVTDRIAKVVPEGVELASGRMLGAELLVTATGLVLQPLGGIRLTVDGAPVDVSTRYAYRGMMLSGVPNLAFTIGYVNASWTLKTDLVARYVTRLLTRLARTGAASVTPQPPADGETVSEAEPMLGLASGYFRRGTHLLPRRGRRGPWRVRQDYLRDVLSLAHGSLRRGLRYR; encoded by the coding sequence GTGCACACCGTGGACGTGGTGGTGGTCGGCGCGGGGCTCGCGGGCGTCGGGATGGCCGCGAGGCTGCGGCGCGCGCATCCGGAGCTCGATCTCGTCGTGCTGGAGGGGCGCTCGGCCATCGGCGGCACGTGGGACCTGTTCCGGTATCCGGGTGTGCGCTCGGACTCGGACATGCACACGCTCGGCTACCCGTTCCGGCCGTGGACGGACGAGCGGTCGATCGCGCCGGCGGGCGTGATCCGCGACTACGTGCGGGAGACCGCCGAGGAGGAGGGGGTGCTGCCGCTCATCCGATTCGGGCAGCGCGTGACGGCGGCCTCCTGGAGCAGCGCGACCGGACGGTGGCGGGTCGAGGTCGACGGCGGTGAGCCGCTGGAGTGCCGGTTCCTCGTGCTGTGCACCGGGTACTACCGGTACGAGGCCGGGTACACGCCCGACATCCCGGGGCTCGACGACTTCGCGGGCCGTCTGGTGCATCCGCAGCACTGGCCCGAGGGCCTCGATGTCTCAGGCCGGCGGGTCGTCGTGGTCGGCAGCGGGGCCACCGCGGTCACCCTGGTGCCGGCGCTAGCCGCAGCGGGTGCCCGGGTGACGATGCTGCAGCGCTCGCCGAGCTACGTGGGCGCGGTGCCCTCGCGCGACGCCTTCGCGAGACGGGTGGGGCGGATGCTCCCGCCGGCCGTCGCGCACCGGATCGTGCGGGCGAAGAACGTGGCCGTCTCGACCGCGATCTACCGCTTCGCGCGGCTGCGGCCGGCCGCCATGCGGTCGATCCTGCTCCGCCGGGCCGCCGCCGCGCTGCCCGCTGGCTTCGACCTCGCGCACTTCAGCCCGCGCTACGACCCGTGGGACGAGCGGCTCTGCGCGGTGCCCGACGGCGACCTCTTCGCCGCGCTCTCGGGCGGGCGGGCCGAGGTGGTCACCGACCGCATCGCGAAGGTGGTGCCCGAAGGTGTCGAGCTGGCCTCGGGGCGGATGCTCGGGGCCGAGCTGCTGGTGACCGCGACGGGGCTCGTGCTGCAGCCGCTCGGTGGCATCCGTCTCACCGTCGACGGCGCCCCCGTGGACGTCTCGACGAGGTATGCCTATCGCGGCATGATGCTGTCGGGCGTGCCGAACCTGGCCTTCACCATCGGCTACGTCAACGCCTCCTGGACCCTGAAGACCGACCTCGTGGCCCGCTACGTCACGCGCCTGCTCACCCGCCTCGCCCGCACCGGCGCCGCCTCCGTCACCCCGCAACCGCCGGCCGACGGGGAGACGGTGAGCGAGGCCGAGCCCATGCTCGGCCTCGCCTCCGGCTACTTCCGCCGCGGCACCCATCTCCTCCCACGCCGAGGACGTCGCGGCCCCTGGCGCGTGCGCCAGGACTACCTCCGCGACGTCCTCTCCCTGGCCCACGGCTCCCTCCGCCGCGGCCTCCGCTACCGCTGA
- a CDS encoding 3-hydroxyacyl-CoA dehydrogenase produces the protein MPVFESVTVLGAGVLGAQIAFQTANHGIPVVSYDVGDDAIAAARHRLDAIVDQYVADSGREKRAAAEEALTRIRFSTDLAEAVSHAGLVIEAVPENVELKRSVYAQIAAAAPESTVFATNSSTLLPSAIADATGRPDRFLALHFANHIWRQNTAEIMGTPETDPAVYQRVVAFAVEIGMVPIQLHKEQPGYVLNSLLVPLLNAGAELVLKGVAEPETVDATWRIGTGAPLGPFQIFDVVGLRTAYAIASARPDEGSQAWAAYLKEHYLDQGKLGVESGEGFYRYR, from the coding sequence ATGCCCGTCTTCGAATCGGTCACCGTCCTCGGTGCCGGCGTGCTGGGCGCGCAGATCGCGTTCCAGACCGCCAACCATGGCATCCCCGTCGTCAGCTACGACGTCGGCGACGACGCGATCGCGGCGGCGCGGCACCGCCTCGACGCCATCGTCGACCAGTACGTGGCCGACAGCGGGCGCGAGAAGCGGGCGGCGGCCGAGGAGGCGCTGACGCGCATCCGCTTCTCGACCGACCTCGCCGAGGCCGTCTCGCACGCCGGGCTGGTCATCGAGGCCGTGCCCGAGAACGTCGAGCTGAAGCGCTCGGTGTACGCGCAGATCGCCGCGGCCGCGCCCGAGTCGACGGTGTTCGCGACGAACTCCTCGACGCTGCTGCCGAGCGCGATCGCCGACGCGACCGGCCGGCCCGACCGCTTCCTCGCCCTGCACTTCGCCAACCACATCTGGCGCCAGAACACCGCCGAGATCATGGGCACGCCAGAGACCGACCCGGCCGTCTACCAGCGGGTCGTGGCCTTCGCGGTCGAGATCGGAATGGTGCCGATCCAGCTGCACAAGGAGCAGCCGGGCTACGTGCTCAACTCGCTGCTCGTGCCGCTGCTGAACGCCGGCGCCGAGCTCGTGCTGAAGGGCGTGGCCGAGCCCGAGACCGTCGACGCCACCTGGCGCATCGGCACCGGGGCGCCGCTCGGGCCGTTCCAGATCTTCGACGTGGTCGGCCTCCGCACCGCGTACGCGATCGCCTCGGCGCGGCCCGACGAGGGATCCCAGGCCTGGGCCGCGTACCTCAAGGAGCACTACCTCGACCAGGGCAAGCTCGGCGTCGAGTCGGGCGAGGGGTTCTACCGGTACCGCTGA
- a CDS encoding anti-sigma factor domain-containing protein translates to MSHIDPDTLALLAMSELEPNPVERRHLMECDECASELASLARTASVGRASAGMSSVAPSPELWQRIRAELGLDGAAAGGGGGGDDSAGGAAGAGGAAGAGGTDGSGAVAGPVGPAARSGESAASITPIAPVAPATSPREPQLPFELREPVELHTERGRRRGGRRWLPVVAAAAIVGLVGGLGIGAWIGTTSTPSGAVIARAVLDPFPGWPDARGSAVVEELPDGSRQVVVDVDRAVTTASGADPLREVWLIAGDASGLVSIGFLDGTSGRFAVPDGLDLAVYSQVDVSAEPDNGDPAHSGDSIVRGPLRQG, encoded by the coding sequence ATGAGCCATATCGATCCTGACACGCTGGCGCTGCTGGCGATGTCGGAGCTGGAGCCGAACCCGGTCGAGCGCCGGCACCTGATGGAGTGCGACGAGTGCGCGTCCGAGCTCGCCTCGCTCGCCCGCACGGCGTCGGTGGGGCGCGCCTCGGCGGGGATGTCGTCGGTGGCGCCGTCGCCCGAGCTGTGGCAGCGCATCCGGGCCGAGCTCGGGCTCGACGGGGCTGCTGCCGGTGGCGGTGGCGGTGGCGATGACTCTGCCGGCGGAGCTGCCGGTGCCGGTGGAGCTGCCGGTGCCGGTGGAACTGACGGTAGCGGTGCCGTGGCCGGGCCTGTCGGGCCTGCCGCACGGTCGGGCGAGTCCGCGGCGTCGATCACCCCGATCGCGCCGGTCGCCCCCGCCACATCCCCGCGCGAACCGCAGCTGCCGTTCGAGCTGCGGGAGCCGGTCGAGCTGCACACCGAGCGCGGCCGCCGGCGGGGCGGGCGGCGCTGGCTGCCTGTGGTCGCCGCGGCGGCGATCGTCGGGCTGGTCGGCGGCCTCGGGATCGGCGCCTGGATCGGCACGACGTCGACCCCCTCGGGCGCGGTCATCGCGCGAGCCGTGCTCGACCCCTTCCCGGGGTGGCCGGATGCGCGGGGCAGCGCCGTGGTCGAGGAGCTGCCCGACGGCAGCCGCCAGGTCGTGGTCGACGTGGACCGGGCGGTGACGACCGCGTCGGGCGCCGACCCGTTGCGCGAGGTGTGGCTGATCGCGGGCGACGCCTCGGGGCTCGTCAGCATCGGCTTCCTCGATGGCACCTCCGGCCGCTTCGCGGTGCCGGACGGCCTCGATCTCGCGGTCTACTCGCAGGTCGACGTCTCGGCCGAGCCCGACAACGGCGACCCGGCCCACTCGGGCGACTCGATCGTCCGCGGCCCGCTCCGCCAGGGCTGA
- a CDS encoding DUF3140 domain-containing protein produces the protein MTEKNETERDDAKKEFDEAVTMTAGELEEWLDTDESKSVGQKEGGGSGESVGHHSGRRIIEILHTKKADLSDDDVAHMKKVVGYVHRHLAQRPDGDVTDTPWRWSLMNWGHDPLKKAKKK, from the coding sequence ATGACCGAGAAGAACGAGACCGAACGCGACGACGCGAAGAAGGAGTTCGACGAGGCGGTCACGATGACCGCGGGCGAGCTCGAGGAATGGCTGGACACCGACGAGTCGAAGTCGGTGGGCCAGAAGGAAGGCGGCGGGAGCGGTGAATCGGTCGGCCACCACTCCGGCCGCCGCATCATCGAGATCCTGCACACGAAGAAGGCCGACCTCAGCGACGACGACGTCGCCCACATGAAGAAGGTCGTCGGCTACGTGCACCGCCACCTCGCCCAGCGCCCCGACGGCGACGTCACCGACACCCCGTGGCGCTGGTCGCTGATGAACTGGGGCCACGACCCGCTGAAGAAGGCGAAGAAGAAGTAG
- a CDS encoding NAD(P)/FAD-dependent oxidoreductase translates to MSSAPESASASTDAGREVLVVGAGISGLACARTLHDAGIAVRVVDRGRVPGGRLATKRVEGRPADIGARYFTVPEDSAFEALVTSWRRRGLVREWTDTFSALTVGDSGAVVSRELKTGPMRYAATAGLRSLAADLAAALESDGVAIELTHEVSAVEVAEAADSTGATDATAAVGAAGAVGAAGAAGVAGRGVVVDGSEFEAVVLAVPDPQAGRMLSPGSPAREELSGADAWEPTLSVVLTYDERRWPSELHGAFVDGSPVLAFVADDGDRQGDGAPVLVAHTTGDFAREHLEHPETAAGAVVEAVRALLELEVAPVSAVVHRWTFANPSRQHAEPFGLFGAVGVCGDAWGERSSVSTAWASGDALGRELGRRLGAGGGLPASA, encoded by the coding sequence ATGAGCTCCGCACCCGAGTCCGCGTCCGCCTCGACCGACGCCGGGCGGGAGGTGCTCGTCGTGGGGGCCGGCATCTCGGGGCTCGCCTGTGCGCGGACGCTGCACGACGCGGGCATCGCCGTGAGGGTCGTCGACCGCGGGCGCGTGCCCGGGGGGCGCCTCGCCACCAAGCGGGTCGAGGGCCGGCCGGCCGACATCGGCGCCCGGTACTTCACCGTGCCCGAGGACTCGGCGTTCGAGGCGCTCGTGACCTCGTGGCGCCGGCGCGGACTGGTGCGCGAGTGGACCGACACCTTCTCGGCGCTCACCGTCGGCGACTCGGGCGCCGTGGTGTCCCGCGAGCTCAAGACGGGGCCGATGCGCTACGCGGCCACCGCCGGGCTGCGCTCGCTCGCGGCCGACCTGGCCGCCGCGCTCGAGTCCGACGGTGTCGCGATCGAGCTGACGCACGAGGTGAGTGCGGTCGAGGTGGCCGAGGCGGCTGACTCGACTGGTGCGACCGATGCGACTGCCGCGGTCGGTGCGGCCGGCGCGGTCGGTGCGGCCGGTGCGGCCGGGGTGGCCGGCCGCGGGGTGGTGGTCGACGGGTCTGAGTTCGAGGCCGTCGTGCTCGCCGTGCCCGATCCGCAGGCGGGGCGGATGCTCTCGCCGGGGTCGCCCGCGCGCGAGGAGCTCTCGGGTGCCGACGCGTGGGAGCCCACGCTGTCCGTGGTGCTGACGTACGACGAGCGGCGCTGGCCGTCGGAGCTGCACGGGGCGTTCGTCGACGGGTCGCCCGTGCTGGCGTTCGTCGCCGACGACGGCGACCGGCAGGGCGACGGGGCGCCGGTGCTCGTGGCGCACACGACGGGGGACTTCGCGCGGGAGCATCTCGAGCATCCGGAGACCGCCGCCGGCGCCGTGGTCGAGGCCGTGCGCGCGCTGCTGGAGCTGGAGGTCGCGCCGGTGTCGGCCGTCGTGCACCGGTGGACGTTCGCGAACCCCTCGCGCCAGCACGCCGAGCCGTTCGGGCTGTTCGGGGCGGTCGGGGTGTGCGGAGACGCCTGGGGCGAGCGCTCCTCGGTGTCGACCGCGTGGGCCTCGGGCGATGCGCTGGGGCGGGAGCTCGGCCGGCGCCTCGGTGCGGGTGGCGGGCTGCCCGCTTCGGCGTAG
- a CDS encoding class F sortase, translating to MARAGAPLALAAALVAGVVTGCSAPASTAVTAPATSPDGSPAAVAPTAAPAPASSPAAVAPAVPEVPRTDAALPASIPAVPEPARVEVPALGIDVSVLPEGIDDAGALALPEDPGVASWYRYGPSPFGDAGSSVIAAHVDSLEYGLGDFASLAGAAPGTEVVVSAVDGSTTAFAVVSVETADKTGVPWATVFDRTGEPRLTLITCGGEFDYGTGHYLSNVIVTAAPVT from the coding sequence GTGGCGCGGGCGGGTGCACCCCTCGCCCTCGCCGCGGCCCTCGTCGCCGGGGTGGTGACCGGATGCTCTGCACCGGCGTCCACAGCCGTCACCGCCCCGGCGACCTCCCCCGACGGCTCCCCGGCGGCGGTCGCACCGACCGCCGCCCCCGCGCCCGCCTCCTCGCCCGCTGCCGTGGCGCCGGCCGTGCCCGAGGTGCCCCGCACCGACGCTGCGCTCCCCGCCTCGATCCCCGCCGTGCCCGAACCGGCGCGGGTCGAGGTGCCGGCACTCGGCATCGACGTGTCGGTGCTGCCCGAGGGCATCGACGACGCCGGAGCCCTGGCCCTGCCCGAGGACCCGGGGGTGGCCTCGTGGTACCGCTACGGTCCGTCGCCGTTCGGCGACGCGGGATCGTCGGTGATCGCGGCGCACGTCGACTCGCTCGAGTACGGGCTCGGAGACTTCGCCTCGCTGGCCGGTGCGGCACCGGGAACCGAGGTCGTGGTGAGCGCCGTCGACGGCTCGACCACCGCGTTCGCCGTGGTCTCCGTCGAGACGGCCGACAAGACCGGAGTGCCCTGGGCCACCGTGTTCGACCGCACCGGAGAACCCCGGCTGACCCTGATCACCTGCGGAGGCGAGTTCGACTACGGCACGGGTCACTACCTCAGCAACGTCATCGTCACGGCGGCACCGGTCACGTGA
- a CDS encoding Asp23/Gls24 family envelope stress response protein, translated as MATTTTPAGIPATAATSTDTGLGKTVINDNVVSKVAGIAARESRGVHALGGGAARAFGAIRDAISNTDLGQGITVEVGETQVAVDVTIVAEYPAPLQDVADGVRQNIIQAVESIVGLEVTEVNVTVNDVHLPSDDADDDAAEARVL; from the coding sequence ATGGCCACCACCACCACGCCGGCCGGAATCCCCGCCACCGCCGCGACCTCGACCGACACCGGTCTCGGCAAGACCGTCATCAACGACAACGTCGTGTCGAAGGTCGCCGGGATCGCCGCTCGCGAGTCCCGCGGCGTGCACGCCCTGGGTGGCGGCGCCGCCCGCGCCTTCGGCGCGATCCGCGACGCCATCTCGAACACCGACCTCGGTCAGGGCATCACCGTCGAGGTCGGCGAGACGCAGGTCGCGGTCGACGTGACCATCGTCGCCGAGTACCCCGCGCCCCTCCAGGACGTCGCCGACGGCGTGCGCCAGAACATCATCCAGGCCGTCGAGTCGATCGTCGGGCTCGAGGTCACCGAGGTCAACGTGACCGTCAACGACGTGCACCTGCCCTCCGACGACGCCGACGACGACGCAGCCGAGGCGCGAGTCCTGTGA
- a CDS encoding DUF6286 domain-containing protein, giving the protein MSTESVRRRITRRELHSPRSTAAIVVAVLIVVALAWVGTEVVIALLGLPALLVAPADMFASAVSLPEAPAAIVVAAGVVAVVIGLVLIVLALAPGRRPRHVLETERAATIVDSEVVASALARHASLAADVDPDHTTVSVSKRLAVVDLVPTSGIPVDRSSVSAAVDRELTGYGLRRSVSSRVRVRENGKVGA; this is encoded by the coding sequence ATGAGCACCGAGTCCGTGCGCCGCCGCATCACCCGCCGCGAGCTGCACTCGCCCCGGTCGACGGCGGCCATCGTCGTCGCCGTGCTGATCGTCGTCGCCCTCGCCTGGGTCGGCACCGAGGTCGTGATCGCCCTGCTCGGGCTGCCGGCCCTGCTGGTGGCGCCCGCCGACATGTTCGCCTCCGCGGTGAGCCTGCCCGAGGCGCCCGCCGCGATCGTCGTCGCCGCCGGAGTCGTCGCCGTCGTGATCGGCCTCGTGCTGATCGTGCTGGCGCTCGCCCCCGGTCGCCGGCCGCGGCACGTGCTCGAGACCGAGCGCGCCGCCACGATCGTCGACAGCGAGGTGGTGGCCTCGGCCCTCGCCCGCCACGCCTCGCTCGCCGCCGACGTCGACCCCGACCACACGACGGTCTCGGTCTCCAAGCGCCTCGCCGTCGTCGACTTGGTGCCCACCTCGGGCATCCCGGTCGACCGGTCCTCGGTCTCGGCGGCCGTCGACCGCGAGCTGACCGGCTACGGCCTCCGCCGGTCGGTGTCCAGCCGCGTCCGAGTGCGCGAGAACGGAAAGGTCGGAGCATGA
- a CDS encoding RNA polymerase sigma factor: protein MSEQHPDGRAPARLSAVPSGGAVPAGGAVPAGGAVPSGGAVPAGGAGPAGGASPEGAHAHPEPLDDEALLAGRFAAGDENALAEVYTRWSRLVFTLALRSLGDHAEAEDVAQKVFVAAWRGRSGFDAGRSGLAAWLVGITRHCIADAHEARSRRLRTEEALVGGAVLTALVRERDDETAAVAERLMIAEELERLEPLPQRVMRLAFFDDLTHTQIADTLGLPLGTVKSHIRRSLVRLRTRLEVSDEPYRS from the coding sequence GTGAGTGAGCAGCACCCCGACGGCCGGGCACCCGCCCGGCTCTCCGCGGTGCCCTCGGGCGGGGCGGTGCCGGCGGGCGGGGCGGTGCCGGCGGGCGGGGCGGTGCCCTCAGGCGGGGCGGTGCCGGCGGGCGGGGCGGGGCCGGCGGGCGGGGCTTCGCCGGAAGGCGCCCACGCGCATCCGGAGCCGCTCGACGACGAGGCCCTGCTCGCGGGTCGCTTCGCCGCGGGCGACGAAAATGCCCTGGCCGAGGTCTACACGCGCTGGTCGCGGCTCGTCTTCACGCTCGCGCTGCGCTCGCTCGGCGACCATGCCGAGGCCGAGGACGTCGCCCAGAAGGTGTTCGTCGCCGCCTGGCGCGGGCGCTCGGGCTTCGACGCCGGGCGCTCGGGGCTCGCCGCGTGGCTCGTCGGCATCACCCGGCACTGCATCGCCGACGCGCACGAGGCCCGCTCGCGGCGGCTGCGCACCGAGGAGGCCCTCGTCGGCGGCGCCGTGCTCACCGCCCTGGTGCGCGAGCGCGACGACGAGACGGCGGCGGTCGCCGAGCGGCTGATGATCGCCGAGGAGCTCGAGCGTCTCGAGCCCCTGCCCCAGCGGGTGATGCGACTGGCCTTCTTCGACGACCTCACGCACACCCAGATCGCCGATACCCTCGGTCTGCCGCTCGGAACGGTGAAGAGCCACATCCGTCGTTCCCTGGTTCGGCTACGAACACGTTTGGAGGTGAGTGATGAGCCATATCGATCCTGA
- a CDS encoding CsbD family protein has product MSAADKIKNAAEDLAGKAKEAVGKVTNNDELVAEGKADQTKSDVKQAGENVKDAFKN; this is encoded by the coding sequence ATGAGCGCAGCAGACAAGATCAAGAACGCCGCCGAGGACCTGGCCGGCAAGGCCAAGGAGGCCGTCGGCAAGGTCACCAACAACGACGAGCTCGTCGCCGAGGGCAAGGCCGACCAGACCAAGTCCGACGTCAAGCAGGCCGGCGAGAACGTCAAGGACGCCTTCAAGAACTAG